In one Polaribacter sp. ALD11 genomic region, the following are encoded:
- a CDS encoding thiamine phosphate synthase produces MIVLIAPEKDIPNEINILNQLFEHGLMFYHFRKPEKNYEEHAAYLNQIDKEYHNRIVVHYHHELINDFNLKGIHFQEQKRIDYIDNPSEYFKTLNMYGKTISSSFHEPKVLKDCYFEFDYHLLSPVFSSISKEGYEGKGFDVNDINKTIVGMGGINSETIQETLQLGFKGVGVLGGVWNAENPVESFKSIKEKFYSLV; encoded by the coding sequence ATGATAGTTCTTATTGCTCCAGAAAAAGATATTCCTAATGAAATTAACATACTAAATCAGTTGTTCGAACATGGTTTGATGTTTTATCATTTTAGAAAACCAGAAAAAAACTATGAAGAACACGCTGCGTATTTAAATCAAATAGATAAAGAATATCACAACAGAATTGTAGTGCATTATCATCATGAATTAATAAATGATTTTAATTTAAAAGGTATTCATTTTCAAGAGCAAAAACGCATAGATTATATCGATAATCCGAGTGAGTATTTTAAAACGCTAAACATGTATGGTAAAACAATTAGTTCTTCTTTTCATGAACCAAAAGTTTTAAAGGATTGTTATTTCGAGTTCGATTACCATTTATTAAGTCCGGTTTTTTCATCGATTTCTAAAGAAGGATACGAAGGCAAAGGTTTTGATGTAAACGATATCAATAAAACCATCGTTGGCATGGGCGGAATTAATTCTGAAACCATACAAGAAACATTACAACTAGGTTTTAAAGGAGTTGGCGTTTTAGGTGGCGTTTGGAATGCAGAAAACCCCGTAGAAAGTTTTAAAAGTATAAAAGAGAAGTTTTACTCATTAGTTTAA
- a CDS encoding hydroxymethylpyrimidine/phosphomethylpyrimidine kinase — MNQKNYILTIAGLDPSSGAGITSDIKTFEAHHLYGLSVCTAVTVQNDVEFTDCVWIKRKVILGQVEQLFKRFSIPVVKIGIIQSWKVLLAVILTLKKLNPDIKIVLDPILKASAGFTFHTIQDLDTFEKVLQNCSFITPNYDEIKALFPDKSIEETIKFISEKTNIYLKGGHRVDKKGWDEVYYSKIVKLNIPPITTKPIFEKHGSGCVLSAALAANLSKDIPLEDACRNTKLYTEQFLSSNESLLGTHNY, encoded by the coding sequence TTGAATCAAAAAAATTACATACTAACCATTGCAGGTTTAGATCCATCAAGCGGAGCAGGAATCACATCAGATATTAAAACATTTGAGGCGCATCATCTATACGGGTTATCGGTTTGTACAGCAGTTACGGTTCAGAATGATGTGGAATTTACAGATTGTGTTTGGATAAAAAGAAAAGTCATATTAGGTCAGGTAGAACAACTTTTTAAGCGCTTTTCAATTCCTGTCGTAAAAATAGGGATCATTCAATCTTGGAAAGTTTTGTTAGCAGTCATTCTGACTCTAAAAAAGTTAAATCCGGATATAAAAATAGTTTTAGACCCTATTTTAAAAGCAAGTGCAGGTTTTACATTTCATACTATTCAAGATTTAGACACTTTCGAAAAAGTATTACAAAACTGTTCTTTTATAACGCCAAATTACGATGAAATAAAAGCATTGTTTCCAGATAAAAGTATTGAAGAAACAATTAAATTTATATCCGAAAAAACAAATATCTACCTAAAAGGAGGACACAGAGTCGATAAAAAAGGATGGGATGAGGTGTATTACAGTAAAATAGTAAAACTCAATATTCCGCCAATAACAACAAAACCCATTTTTGAAAAACATGGAAGTGGTTGTGTTTTATCCGCAGCCTTAGCGGCAAATTTATCCAAAGATATTCCTTTAGAAGACGCTTGTAGAAACACAAAATTGTACACAGAACAGTTTTTAAGTTCTAACGAATCTTTATTAGGAACGCATAATTATTAA
- the thiE gene encoding thiamine phosphate synthase, whose translation MISKLHYISQGETPKEHLVNIQKACVAGADWVQLRLKNSDAKTILETAKEAREITTRFKAQLIINDHYKVAKEIKADGVHLGKTDACPSKVRAFLGTSYIIGGTANTLEDCRNLLDKKVDYIGLGPYQFTETKKNLSPVLGVEGYRNLLEELQTETPIIAIGGIALEDVAKITNTGIYGIAVSGAITKDVTSIAKFQEILN comes from the coding sequence ATGATTAGTAAATTACACTATATATCACAAGGCGAAACGCCCAAAGAACATTTAGTAAATATACAAAAAGCGTGTGTTGCTGGTGCAGATTGGGTGCAATTACGTTTAAAAAATAGTGATGCTAAAACCATTTTAGAAACAGCAAAAGAAGCAAGAGAAATTACAACACGCTTTAAAGCCCAATTAATTATAAACGATCATTACAAGGTTGCCAAAGAAATAAAAGCCGACGGAGTTCATTTAGGAAAAACTGATGCGTGTCCTTCAAAAGTTCGTGCTTTTTTAGGAACGTCTTACATCATTGGAGGAACAGCAAATACATTAGAAGATTGCAGAAACCTACTAGATAAAAAAGTAGACTATATTGGTTTAGGTCCTTATCAGTTTACTGAAACAAAGAAGAATTTAAGTCCGGTTTTAGGAGTCGAAGGATATAGAAACCTATTAGAAGAGTTACAAACTGAAACTCCAATTATTGCTATTGGCGGAATTGCTTTAGAAGACGTTGCAAAAATTACAAATACAGGTATTTACGGAATTGCAGTTTCTGGGGCAATCACAAAAGATGTAACTAGTATTGCTAAATTTCAAGAAATTTTAAATTAA
- a CDS encoding thiazole synthase produces MSQKLKIADKEFTSRLFTGTGKFSSSKLMKEALLASESELITVALKRVDVQNEKDDILSHLNHQHINLLPNTSGVRTAKEAVFAAELSREALETNWVKLEIHPDPRYLLPDPIETLKAAEELVKLGFVVMPYIHADPVLCKRLEEVGVQCVMPLGAPIGSNKGLKTVDFLDIIIEQSNVPVIVDAGIGAPSHAAYAMELGADAVLVNTAIAVSQNPIAMAKAFKMAVEAGRMAFEAKLAPRSEMAIASSPLTSFLN; encoded by the coding sequence ATGAGTCAAAAATTAAAAATTGCAGATAAAGAATTTACCTCTCGTTTATTTACAGGGACAGGAAAGTTTAGTTCCTCAAAATTAATGAAAGAAGCATTATTGGCTTCCGAAAGTGAGTTGATAACAGTGGCTTTAAAAAGAGTCGATGTTCAGAATGAGAAAGATGATATTTTATCACATTTAAACCATCAACATATCAACTTATTGCCCAATACATCTGGAGTTAGAACCGCAAAAGAAGCCGTTTTTGCTGCCGAATTATCTAGAGAAGCTTTAGAAACCAATTGGGTGAAATTAGAAATTCATCCAGATCCAAGATACTTATTGCCAGATCCAATAGAAACGCTAAAAGCTGCCGAAGAATTGGTGAAATTAGGTTTTGTAGTGATGCCTTATATTCATGCAGATCCTGTTTTATGTAAACGTTTAGAAGAGGTTGGTGTGCAATGTGTAATGCCTTTGGGAGCACCAATTGGAAGTAATAAAGGATTGAAAACAGTCGATTTTTTAGACATTATAATAGAGCAATCTAACGTGCCTGTAATTGTAGATGCGGGTATTGGTGCGCCATCTCATGCGGCTTATGCGATGGAATTAGGCGCAGATGCTGTTTTGGTAAATACGGCAATTGCCGTTTCTCAAAACCCAATAGCAATGGCAAAAGCCTTTAAAATGGCAGTTGAAGCAGGAAGAATGGCGTTTGAAGCAAAATTGGCTCCGAGAAGTGAAATGGCGATAGCAAGTAGTCCGTTAACGAGTTTTTTAAATTAA
- the thiH gene encoding 2-iminoacetate synthase ThiH, producing MSHFKELFDTYNWDFSLKSIFDKTAVEVKQALLKDKLDLEDFKALISPAAKPFLEEMAHKSQLLTKKRFGNTMQMYVPMYLSNECQNICTYCGFSMTNKIPRRTLTDAEILKEVAFLKAKGYDHILLVTGEANKTVGVEYFKNAIQLIRSQFSNITIEVQPLDQDEYELLVENGLYAVLVYQETYHRDEYKKHHPKGKKSNFDYRLDTPDRLGKAGVHKIGLGSLFGLEDWRADSFFTALHLKYLQKTYWKTKYSISFPRLRPHSGGLEPKVEMTDSDLVQLICAFRLFDEDTELSMSTRESEVFRNHIVNLGITSISAESKTNPGGYTVEPQSLEQFEISDERSTDDVVQMLKNQDLEVVWKDWEHFK from the coding sequence ATGAGTCATTTTAAAGAACTTTTCGATACCTATAATTGGGATTTTAGTCTAAAAAGTATTTTTGATAAAACAGCTGTTGAGGTAAAACAAGCTTTGTTAAAAGACAAACTAGATTTAGAAGATTTTAAAGCCTTAATTTCTCCTGCTGCAAAACCATTTTTAGAAGAAATGGCACATAAAAGTCAGTTGTTAACAAAGAAACGTTTTGGAAATACCATGCAAATGTATGTGCCAATGTATTTGAGTAACGAATGCCAGAATATTTGCACGTATTGTGGTTTTAGTATGACAAACAAAATTCCGAGACGAACTTTAACAGATGCAGAAATTTTAAAGGAAGTCGCCTTTTTAAAAGCAAAAGGATATGATCATATTTTGTTGGTCACAGGAGAAGCAAATAAAACGGTAGGAGTTGAGTATTTTAAAAATGCTATTCAATTAATTCGCTCTCAATTTTCGAATATTACCATAGAAGTTCAGCCTTTAGACCAAGACGAATATGAGTTGTTGGTAGAAAACGGATTGTATGCTGTTTTGGTGTATCAAGAAACGTATCATAGAGACGAGTATAAAAAACACCATCCGAAGGGAAAAAAATCTAATTTCGATTATCGTTTAGATACGCCAGATCGTTTAGGAAAAGCAGGAGTTCATAAAATTGGTTTGGGTTCTTTATTCGGATTAGAAGATTGGAGAGCGGATAGTTTTTTTACCGCTTTGCATTTAAAATATTTGCAAAAAACGTATTGGAAAACAAAGTATTCTATTTCTTTTCCAAGATTACGTCCGCATTCTGGCGGATTAGAGCCAAAAGTAGAAATGACAGATTCGGACTTAGTGCAACTTATTTGTGCGTTTCGTTTGTTTGATGAAGACACAGAATTATCGATGTCTACCAGAGAAAGTGAGGTTTTTAGAAATCACATTGTTAATTTGGGAATTACTTCTATAAGTGCAGAATCTAAAACAAATCCTGGAGGTTATACGGTAGAACCACAATCTTTAGAACAATTTGAAATTTCTGATGAAAGAAGTACTGATGACGTTGTACAAATGTTAAAAAATCAAGATTTAGAAGTAGTTTGGAAAGATTGGGAACACTTTAAGTAA